The following proteins come from a genomic window of Proteinivorax hydrogeniformans:
- the rnc gene encoding ribonuclease III, producing the protein MTKLEYFLEELGLDKGEIYKKAFTHSSYAFENSLGFKAHNQRLEFLGDAVLELIISEYLYTFTKNITEGEMTRLRAQIVCENSLASVARELEFGELLWLGKGEEKTGGREKSSILADTFEAFVGALYMDVGFERSYDIVLDILRPQINKSLIGGENDFKTQLQEYVQKNGVNSLTYKIIEEKGPDHDKRFRSAVFLNGRKIGEGEGKTKKQSEQQAARKGLLNFYGQQ; encoded by the coding sequence GTGACAAAGCTAGAATATTTTCTTGAAGAACTTGGATTAGATAAAGGAGAAATTTATAAGAAAGCTTTTACTCATTCATCGTATGCCTTTGAAAATAGTCTTGGGTTTAAAGCACATAATCAGAGACTGGAGTTTTTAGGAGATGCAGTTTTAGAATTGATAATTAGCGAATACTTATATACTTTCACAAAAAACATAACAGAAGGAGAAATGACTAGGTTAAGGGCGCAAATCGTCTGTGAAAACTCGCTTGCTAGTGTAGCTCGGGAGCTAGAATTTGGTGAGTTGTTATGGCTAGGTAAAGGAGAGGAAAAAACAGGTGGTCGTGAAAAAAGTTCAATTTTAGCTGATACATTTGAAGCTTTTGTTGGGGCTTTATACATGGATGTGGGATTTGAGAGGAGTTACGATATTGTTTTGGACATACTTAGGCCACAAATTAACAAATCTTTAATCGGCGGCGAAAATGATTTTAAAACACAACTACAGGAGTATGTACAAAAAAATGGCGTAAACAGTCTAACTTACAAAATTATAGAAGAAAAAGGCCCTGACCATGACAAAAGATTTAGATCAGCAGTGTTTTTAAATGGAAGAAAAATTGGTGAGGGTGAAGGAAAAACAAAAAAACAATCGGAACAACAAGCAGCGAGAAAGGGACTTTTAAATTTTTACGGCCAACAATAA